In one window of Mytilus galloprovincialis chromosome 6, xbMytGall1.hap1.1, whole genome shotgun sequence DNA:
- the LOC143079518 gene encoding uncharacterized protein LOC143079518: MVKISMELVSKWSFLVTLLMLFSSPSHSLSPDQKQQVTAGLELGKGIAEMLEKKEFRNSLTKIAKNIGPYLGALGPFIGVVMAFIPSESDELAYMKTMMRNIDNRLDQFDNRFDDVERLIQWNTVEINFGQLEQRIKAVSHQLEYVYSVPSAAVPNRKLIFIDNYDSDYQNSGLKLYQAIVEQHEIQKQLGTQVLSYTENDRAKTQIFLLGVMQLLLQAVKVELGYLLVKQFTHNANFMTADWENKIKQVKVKFDQIDNQCTNAYHSQSGKDIDAYAASNSGQTSSQFAAGLFNLLAGKYYWRHWIVLAYNPISGSNLHYVGVSGGHIKFRKNGRNIVVGSVDKSRAVMGKTQAENNMKGQAETKRVCNFWNRCWYTLKSASEIFNSISRSGSSFFSVVRNSNNANFHYHSSRAKFVQRSYFHLMMWG; this comes from the exons ATGGTGAAGATTAGCATGG AGTTGGTATCCAAATGGTCTTTCTTGGTAACTCTATTGATGTTATTTTCCTCACCTAGCCACAGCCTTTCTCCGGATCAAAAACAACAAGTTACTGCTGGCCTTGAACTCGGAAAAGGGATAGCGGAAATGCTTGAAAAGAAGGAATTTAGAAACTCTTTAACAAAGATCGCAAAAAATATTGGTCCCTACCTTGGCGCATTGGGTCCATTTATAGGGGTCGTCATGGCGTTCATTCCATCAGAGTCTGATGAGTTGGCTTACATGAAAACTATGATGAGGAATATCGACAATCGTTTGGATCAATTTGATAATCGATTTGACGACGTCGAACGATTGATTCAGTGGAATACCGTTGAAATCAACTTTGGGCAACTAGAACAAAGGATCAAGGCAGTTTCGCACCAGTTAGAATATGTATATTCTGTTCCGTCGGCTGCTGTGCCAAACCGGAAgctaatatttattgataattatgATAGTGATTATCAGAATAGTGGCTTAAAATTATATCAAGCCATCGTCGAACAGCATGAAATCCAAAAACAATTAGGTACTCAAGTTTTGAGTTATACCGAAAATGACCGAGCGAAGACGCAAATATTTCTACTCGGTGTAATGCAACTTCTCTTGCAAGCTGTAAAAGTTGAATTGGGCTATCTTCTAGTAAAACAATTTACACACAATGCAAATTTTATGACGGCTGAttgggaaaataaaataaaacaagtgaAAGTAAAGTTCGATCAAATAGACAACCAGTGCACAAATGCATATCACTCCCAATCCGGAAAGGATATCGACGCATACGCTGCTTCTAATAGTGGTCAGACAAGTAGTCAATTTGCCGCTGGACTATTCAATCTCCTTGCCGGGAAATACTACTGGAGGCACTGGATTGTTCTCGCCTATAACCCCATAAGTGGTAGTAACCTTCATTATGTAGGGGTTAGTGGAGGAcacataaaatttagaaaaaatggaAGAAACATTGTAGTGGGTAGTGTGGACAAGAGCCGTGCAGTCATGGGTAAAACACAAGCTGAGAATAATATGAAGGGTCAAGCCGAGACGAAAAGAGTTTGTAATTTTTGGAATCGATGCTGGTATACACTTAAATCTGCATCAGAAATTTTTAATTCCATAAGTAGAAGCGGTTCCTCATTTTTTAGTGTCGTAAGAAATTCGAATAATGCTAATTTTCATTACCACTCTAGCAGAGCAAAATTCGTCCAAAGATCTTATTTTCATCTCATGATGTGGGGTTGA